A genome region from Archaeoglobus fulgidus DSM 4304 includes the following:
- a CDS encoding methylviologen-reducing hydrogenase subunit gamma, translating into MIDVAFYIAHGCSGCTMSMLDLGERMNDFRMRVAWAAPTLGDGKYDRIPEVDYAFIEGGIGLSEHVEIVRELREKSETLVAFGICASCGGIMGLANLHSKEEILEDVFGSAKSSVGDLRIPEMLEFVKPLDSVVEVDCYIGGCPPTPEQIYNAFKAIFEGERGWITSGKSVCEFCSRNLSEKFGEVSRFLRVPDKECFLKQGILCFGPATQGDCMASCPNSNSPCRGCGGMLPSVDDHGSALVDMLSSLTDEKGIEALSMTYTNLSKLLYLYTLPSSTLRGKVRRYHLRGVKR; encoded by the coding sequence ATGATAGACGTGGCTTTTTACATTGCTCACGGCTGTTCGGGATGCACGATGTCCATGCTTGATCTAGGCGAGAGGATGAACGATTTCAGAATGAGGGTTGCGTGGGCAGCTCCAACCCTCGGAGATGGTAAGTATGACAGAATCCCCGAAGTGGATTATGCTTTCATTGAAGGGGGCATCGGGCTCAGCGAGCATGTTGAGATTGTGAGGGAGCTGAGGGAGAAGAGCGAAACCCTTGTTGCCTTCGGTATATGTGCGAGCTGTGGGGGGATAATGGGCCTTGCCAATCTACATTCGAAGGAGGAAATTCTGGAGGATGTTTTCGGCTCCGCCAAGTCATCGGTTGGTGATCTTAGAATTCCAGAAATGCTGGAGTTCGTTAAGCCTCTTGACAGCGTGGTTGAGGTGGACTGCTACATCGGCGGCTGCCCGCCAACTCCTGAGCAGATATACAACGCCTTCAAGGCCATTTTTGAGGGAGAGAGGGGATGGATAACCAGCGGGAAATCAGTGTGTGAGTTCTGCAGCAGAAATCTGTCGGAAAAGTTCGGAGAAGTCAGTAGATTTTTGAGAGTTCCCGATAAGGAGTGCTTCCTTAAGCAGGGAATTCTCTGCTTCGGCCCAGCCACTCAGGGGGACTGCATGGCGAGCTGTCCCAACTCCAACTCCCCTTGCAGGGGGTGTGGTGGAATGCTCCCAAGCGTTGACGACCACGGTAGCGCTCTTGTGGATATGCTATCCTCGCTGACCGATGAGAAGGGAATTGAAGCTCTCAGCATGACCTACACCAATCTGAGCAAGCTCCTCTACCTCTACACGCTCCCCTCCTCAACTTTGCGGGGGAAGGTCAGGAGGTACCACTTGAGAGGTGTGAAGAGATGA
- a CDS encoding hydrogenase iron-sulfur subunit — MKIIGFACQWCAYQAADLAGSLKMKYPESIRLLRVPCSGRVNAEFILKALLSGADGVFVAGCPISECHYRSGNRIAKTKVALLKRLLPEFGLESGRVEFLQVSSADARKFVEFAKEFDERIRKLGPNPLRRDER; from the coding sequence ATGAAAATTATCGGTTTTGCCTGTCAGTGGTGCGCCTATCAGGCCGCTGATTTGGCGGGTAGCTTGAAAATGAAGTATCCTGAAAGCATCAGACTTCTGAGAGTTCCGTGTTCTGGGAGGGTTAATGCTGAGTTCATCCTGAAAGCTTTGCTCAGCGGTGCAGACGGTGTTTTCGTTGCCGGCTGCCCCATCTCCGAGTGCCACTATAGGAGCGGAAACAGGATTGCGAAGACGAAGGTAGCTCTCCTGAAAAGGCTCCTTCCGGAGTTTGGTCTTGAATCCGGGAGAGTTGAGTTTCTGCAGGTTTCCAGCGCTGATGCGAGGAAGTTTGTGGAGTTTGCAAAGGAGTTTGATGAGAGAATCCGCAAGCTCGGACCAAATCCGCTGAGGAGGGATGAAAGATGA
- a CDS encoding CoB--CoM heterodisulfide reductase iron-sulfur subunit B family protein yields MKYALFPGCKIAFERPDLELAMREVLTALDVPFEYLSDFSCCPTWASVPSFDIEAWLAISARNISLAEEKGLDIVVGCGDCYSVLNHARDMLKREEWRERVNRILAKVGRVYRGTTKIYHIIHLLEERKIKKNLKHRLNGFVAGVQPGCHLLWPAKIFDAKEENPFFPERLKKLVEAMGAETPHYSRLEYCCGNHIDIVDYEKFLDFVQLKLQSLKEEIDPDFIVTACSTCFIQLDEGQKRLKRLGRIDYEIPVFHFPQLLAICLGSNPEKVARISSVDRSKIISEILEGRE; encoded by the coding sequence ATGAAGTACGCTCTGTTTCCCGGCTGCAAAATTGCCTTCGAAAGGCCTGACCTTGAGCTTGCGATGAGGGAGGTGCTCACAGCTCTCGATGTACCCTTTGAATACCTAAGTGACTTCTCCTGCTGTCCAACATGGGCGTCAGTTCCGTCCTTCGACATCGAGGCGTGGTTGGCTATTTCAGCAAGAAACATTTCCCTCGCTGAGGAGAAAGGACTGGACATTGTTGTTGGGTGTGGAGATTGCTACAGCGTCCTGAACCATGCCAGAGACATGCTGAAAAGGGAGGAGTGGCGTGAGAGAGTGAACAGAATTCTCGCCAAGGTTGGCAGAGTTTACAGGGGGACGACCAAGATTTACCACATAATACACCTTCTGGAGGAGCGCAAAATTAAGAAGAACCTGAAGCACAGGCTGAATGGCTTTGTTGCAGGCGTTCAGCCCGGCTGCCATCTGCTGTGGCCAGCTAAGATTTTTGATGCCAAAGAGGAGAATCCATTTTTCCCTGAAAGGCTGAAGAAGCTGGTGGAAGCAATGGGTGCTGAAACACCTCACTACAGCAGGCTTGAGTACTGCTGCGGGAACCACATTGATATTGTGGATTATGAGAAATTCCTTGATTTTGTTCAGCTGAAGCTTCAGTCTCTGAAGGAGGAAATAGATCCTGACTTTATCGTTACCGCCTGCTCTACATGTTTCATCCAGCTTGATGAGGGGCAGAAGAGGCTCAAGAGGCTGGGGAGGATTGACTACGAAATCCCCGTCTTCCACTTCCCCCAGCTTCTCGCCATCTGCTTGGGCAGCAATCCGGAAAAGGTGGCGAGAATCAGCTCCGTTGACAGAAGCAAGATTATTTCGGAAATTCTGGAGGGGAGAGAATGA
- a CDS encoding 4Fe-4S dicluster domain-containing protein: MRVVRLPRHDDVVEEVSKFGGEGIGRCIQCGACMSVCPVAIAGFNFPNKKLFKVITLGLREDILFDPSPWACVACGRCIEICTRDVNPFHVYFAFRRIQTREFSIPSRAEELLRRVYTTGFAVQINNELRAEFDLPEIGSVDEVEKIIECTEMSQLGLIR; encoded by the coding sequence ATGAGAGTTGTGAGGCTGCCAAGGCATGATGACGTTGTGGAGGAGGTTTCAAAGTTTGGTGGGGAAGGAATTGGGAGATGCATCCAGTGCGGAGCGTGCATGTCGGTCTGCCCTGTTGCAATTGCTGGTTTCAACTTCCCCAACAAGAAGCTCTTCAAGGTTATAACTCTCGGCCTGAGGGAGGACATTCTCTTCGACCCCTCCCCGTGGGCCTGTGTTGCGTGCGGGAGGTGCATAGAAATCTGCACGAGAGATGTAAACCCATTTCACGTTTACTTTGCCTTCAGAAGAATTCAGACGAGGGAATTCTCTATTCCCTCAAGGGCTGAGGAGCTTTTGAGGAGGGTTTATACTACTGGCTTTGCCGTGCAGATTAACAACGAACTGAGAGCTGAATTCGACCTTCCCGAAATTGGCAGTGTGGATGAAGTTGAAAAGATCATTGAATGCACTGAGATGTCCCAGCTGGGCTTAATTCGGTGA
- a CDS encoding CoB--CoM heterodisulfide reductase iron-sulfur subunit A family protein → MKIGVYVCHCGENISSNVDIDELVEFAKSSEGVSVVRDHLFMCSEIAQEMIRDDIKSGKVDRVVIAACSPKNHEKFFRATLEKAGISKYMLEIANIREQCSWVHEKNATEKAKSLLASSIAKARKLQPLEELCLDVNDSALVIGGGVAGITAAIELSKMGFKVYLVEKEPSIGGKMMKFDRIFPMNDCSSCVLYPLISEVSSSPLVELITYAEVEEVKGSVGNFQVKIRKKQTYVDWDKCIGCGACVEACPPRAVTEDEFNEGLTKRRAMYIASPYAIPRKAVHDPKSCVNCGKKTLGTRRFLRGGKEYLAPCEKACPTGAINRSLEWNPEGEIVEVNVGAIVVAVGYEVMKKQNFKEYLPPSPNVITALQFERILSPTGPTAGKVLRPSDMKKPETVSFISCVGSRDVRYHTYCSKVCCMYMLKQARLIKERNPEIDVYIHMIDVRAPGKDLEEYYTQSRQMGIKIIRGKVGGIEELPDGRLRVLGFDADIGTPVEVEADLVVLATAIELSEDARKLAKNLGISVDTSGFLKEDHPKLRSVESWLDGIFIAGCCQGPKDISETVSQAKAAAAGAAAILGRDFIQLEPFLATVDEKLCTGCGICASACPYEAISVNGRAEVDTRRCKGCGICSSVCPANAVDLAGFTREQILSQLEAIL, encoded by the coding sequence ATGAAAATTGGCGTTTACGTGTGTCACTGCGGTGAGAACATCTCTTCAAACGTCGATATTGATGAGCTGGTGGAGTTTGCGAAGAGCAGTGAGGGGGTTAGCGTTGTCAGGGATCACCTCTTCATGTGCTCCGAAATTGCGCAGGAGATGATTAGGGACGATATAAAGTCGGGAAAGGTTGATAGGGTGGTTATTGCCGCCTGTTCCCCAAAAAATCACGAGAAGTTTTTCAGAGCAACTCTTGAGAAGGCCGGGATATCAAAATACATGCTTGAGATTGCCAACATCAGAGAGCAGTGCAGCTGGGTGCATGAGAAGAATGCGACCGAAAAAGCCAAGAGTTTGCTGGCATCGTCGATAGCCAAGGCGAGAAAGCTCCAGCCTCTTGAGGAGCTGTGTCTGGATGTTAACGATAGTGCTCTGGTTATTGGCGGGGGTGTGGCGGGCATAACTGCGGCCATTGAGCTCTCAAAAATGGGGTTTAAGGTTTATCTGGTTGAGAAGGAGCCATCCATAGGCGGAAAGATGATGAAGTTTGATCGGATTTTCCCGATGAACGACTGCTCTTCCTGTGTCCTTTATCCTCTTATTTCAGAGGTTTCATCGAGCCCCTTAGTCGAGCTGATTACTTATGCGGAAGTTGAGGAGGTTAAAGGCTCTGTGGGGAATTTTCAGGTGAAAATCAGGAAGAAGCAGACTTATGTTGACTGGGACAAGTGCATAGGCTGTGGGGCGTGTGTTGAGGCCTGCCCTCCAAGAGCGGTTACTGAGGATGAGTTCAATGAGGGCTTAACGAAGAGAAGGGCAATGTACATCGCTTCTCCCTACGCAATACCGAGGAAGGCCGTTCACGACCCAAAAAGCTGTGTGAACTGCGGGAAGAAGACGCTTGGCACGAGAAGATTTTTGAGAGGAGGGAAGGAGTACCTCGCCCCATGTGAGAAAGCCTGCCCTACGGGGGCGATAAACAGGTCGTTAGAGTGGAATCCGGAGGGCGAGATTGTTGAGGTTAACGTTGGTGCAATAGTTGTTGCCGTTGGCTACGAGGTTATGAAAAAGCAGAACTTCAAGGAGTACCTCCCTCCCTCTCCCAACGTGATTACAGCGTTGCAGTTTGAGAGAATTCTTTCCCCCACGGGCCCCACAGCTGGGAAGGTTCTCAGGCCATCCGACATGAAGAAGCCTGAAACTGTGTCGTTCATTTCATGCGTGGGAAGCAGGGACGTGAGGTACCACACCTACTGCTCCAAAGTTTGCTGCATGTACATGCTCAAGCAGGCTAGGCTAATTAAAGAAAGAAACCCGGAAATTGACGTTTACATACACATGATTGACGTCAGGGCTCCGGGGAAGGACTTGGAGGAGTACTACACCCAGTCGAGGCAGATGGGGATTAAGATTATCAGGGGCAAGGTGGGGGGAATTGAGGAGCTTCCAGATGGCAGGCTTAGAGTTCTCGGATTTGATGCTGACATCGGCACTCCTGTGGAAGTTGAGGCGGATTTGGTTGTCCTCGCAACTGCTATAGAGCTGAGTGAGGATGCAAGGAAGCTGGCAAAGAATCTTGGAATCTCCGTTGACACCTCAGGATTCCTGAAGGAAGACCACCCCAAGCTGAGGTCGGTTGAGAGCTGGCTTGACGGGATTTTTATCGCCGGATGCTGTCAGGGGCCAAAGGACATTTCCGAGACTGTTTCTCAGGCAAAGGCGGCTGCCGCGGGAGCAGCGGCAATTCTCGGAAGGGACTTCATACAGCTTGAGCCCTTTTTGGCTACTGTTGATGAAAAACTCTGCACGGGGTGCGGTATATGCGCGAGCGCCTGTCCTTACGAGGCCATATCCGTTAACGGGAGGGCTGAGGTTGACACGAGAAGGTGCAAGGGGTGCGGAATCTGCAGCTCCGTCTGCCCTGCCAACGCTGTTGATTTAGCTGGATTCACAAGAGAGCAAATTCTCTCCCAGCTGGAGGCGATATTATGA
- a CDS encoding hydrogenase maturation protease, producing the protein MGDDGLGIRVVEELKRRRLPKNVTVMDGGTGSFDLVNYFFFYDVVVIVDAVNFGGKPGRVYRLPVERVLKRKIASIHDLDIFYAISAMSAIQAMPRVILIGAEVKNLAEFSEMSSEAEEAVKKVVKRIVKLVTPSSGRRARIRRTRVQRLKPAPT; encoded by the coding sequence ATGGGTGATGATGGCCTCGGCATCAGAGTTGTGGAGGAGCTCAAGCGAAGAAGGCTGCCAAAAAACGTCACCGTGATGGATGGTGGAACGGGAAGCTTTGATCTCGTGAATTACTTCTTTTTTTACGACGTCGTTGTGATAGTTGATGCGGTCAATTTCGGCGGAAAGCCGGGGAGAGTTTACAGGTTACCGGTCGAGAGAGTGCTGAAAAGGAAAATTGCGTCAATCCACGACCTCGACATTTTCTACGCCATATCGGCGATGAGTGCGATTCAGGCAATGCCCAGAGTGATTCTCATCGGTGCAGAGGTGAAAAACCTTGCAGAGTTTTCTGAGATGTCCTCTGAAGCTGAGGAGGCCGTAAAAAAAGTGGTAAAAAGAATTGTTAAACTGGTCACTCCCTCATCAGGTAGAAGAGCGAGGATCCGAAGAACGCGAGTCCAACGACTAAAGCCAGCTCCCACATAA
- a CDS encoding cytochrome b/b6 domain-containing protein: protein MECKKCGSVAVERHSKFVRSCHWGIVVTGIITALSGMQLSKLFGFTLFDDAYALHIRMSFVFAGLWTLFMYFSIAEEWKWIKPSRIPYSIKFVLEEAVAWIKGGHVGDPRAYDPRRREYVEKIIPSQVLVFWTYVLLTAIIGITGLAMLYPEYFGPVYSAAEKMGLLFGTDNSYAFIRGLHRLTMFLYATVMIMHAYAATIFGTLSSMISGYRREKVVSDSGRGSREPADG, encoded by the coding sequence ATGGAGTGCAAGAAATGCGGAAGTGTGGCCGTTGAAAGGCACTCGAAGTTTGTGAGGAGCTGCCACTGGGGAATAGTGGTTACTGGGATAATCACCGCCCTCTCAGGAATGCAGCTCTCAAAACTTTTTGGGTTTACCCTTTTCGATGATGCTTACGCACTTCACATAAGGATGAGCTTCGTCTTCGCTGGGCTGTGGACTCTGTTCATGTACTTCAGCATCGCAGAGGAGTGGAAGTGGATCAAACCTTCAAGGATACCCTACAGCATCAAGTTCGTATTGGAGGAGGCTGTTGCGTGGATAAAGGGTGGACATGTTGGCGACCCAAGAGCCTACGACCCAAGAAGGAGGGAATATGTTGAGAAAATAATCCCAAGTCAGGTGCTCGTCTTCTGGACGTATGTACTTCTTACGGCAATCATAGGGATTACGGGGCTGGCAATGCTCTATCCTGAATACTTCGGCCCGGTGTATTCTGCTGCCGAGAAGATGGGATTACTTTTCGGGACTGACAACAGCTACGCATTCATAAGAGGTCTTCACAGGCTGACGATGTTTCTCTATGCAACAGTGATGATAATGCACGCCTACGCAGCAACGATATTCGGAACGCTGTCATCAATGATAAGCGGCTACAGGAGGGAAAAAGTTGTCTCGGATTCTGGTCGTGGGAGTAGGGAACCCGCTGATGGGTGA
- a CDS encoding nickel-dependent hydrogenase large subunit, which yields MSRIVIDPVTRIEGHLRVELSPEKLKTSTGEWDVVKEAYCSGTLFRGWETILRGRDPRDAWIITQRICGVCPAPHAEASIQAIEAAFNVTPTPVAVLIRNVLHGAYYIYDHIIHSYILLGPELGVVCKYPPMVPPALGKEGVSKLGIGSSYVGALEIQRKANEIVAIWGGKFPHHQSEYPGGMAVRPTEDRIASSLARMFEIWRWVAETMVKDFYNLLEANEKVGEAVSSLLDINFRGLQDVGASTGNFLSYGLFPDHENYDDWLSVLDSPSKRSSALIHAGAWDGSSKPLDISKIAEYVRYSWYDNESGLNPKDEDAPKPDKNKSEAYSWLKAPRYDGKVYEVGPLARMLNTYGTRWKIPIRNPVTGEDHGYFEYEVLNPKGSVIDRLAARVALTILTSQKVFEWLLELKSYTNQKVTNYRNVPKEGEGFGLWDAPRGGLLHYIKVKDHKIANYQCVVPSTWNLSPRDDFGQPGPVETALEGTWLPNLSVPEICNAIYPEKDVDLSALGLGAMSWGDALAAALTPLGLAELNIERLNGQIYNTSLTLMVVRSFDPCIACAVHVVR from the coding sequence ATGAGCAGGATAGTTATTGACCCCGTAACGAGAATAGAGGGTCATCTCAGAGTTGAGCTCTCTCCAGAAAAGCTAAAAACCTCCACGGGAGAGTGGGATGTTGTTAAGGAGGCTTACTGCAGCGGAACCCTATTCAGGGGATGGGAGACGATTTTGAGAGGGAGAGACCCAAGAGATGCCTGGATTATAACTCAGAGAATTTGCGGTGTTTGTCCCGCTCCGCATGCGGAAGCATCCATTCAGGCGATAGAGGCGGCATTTAACGTCACACCCACACCGGTGGCTGTTCTAATAAGAAACGTTCTTCACGGAGCTTACTACATTTACGACCACATAATCCACTCTTACATTCTTCTCGGCCCCGAACTCGGGGTTGTTTGCAAGTATCCACCCATGGTGCCTCCGGCACTTGGAAAGGAAGGTGTCTCGAAGCTGGGAATCGGCTCAAGCTACGTTGGTGCTCTTGAGATACAGAGGAAGGCCAACGAAATTGTCGCAATCTGGGGAGGAAAGTTCCCCCACCACCAGAGCGAGTATCCGGGAGGTATGGCGGTCAGGCCGACTGAGGACAGAATTGCCTCCTCTCTTGCCAGAATGTTCGAAATATGGAGGTGGGTTGCTGAAACGATGGTCAAGGATTTCTACAACCTCCTTGAGGCCAACGAGAAGGTTGGTGAGGCGGTAAGCTCACTCCTCGACATCAACTTCAGGGGGCTTCAGGATGTTGGGGCGTCAACAGGAAACTTCCTCAGCTACGGCCTCTTCCCCGATCATGAGAACTACGATGACTGGCTTTCAGTGCTTGATTCACCTTCAAAGAGGAGCAGCGCTCTGATACACGCTGGAGCGTGGGATGGAAGCTCAAAGCCCCTTGACATCTCAAAAATAGCTGAATATGTCAGGTATTCGTGGTACGACAATGAGAGCGGGCTTAATCCGAAAGATGAGGACGCACCTAAACCTGATAAAAACAAATCTGAAGCATACTCGTGGTTGAAGGCTCCCAGATACGACGGAAAGGTTTATGAAGTGGGACCGCTTGCCAGAATGCTCAACACTTACGGCACAAGATGGAAGATACCCATCCGCAATCCTGTGACTGGAGAAGACCACGGCTACTTTGAGTATGAGGTGCTAAATCCAAAGGGGTCTGTTATTGACAGGCTCGCTGCGAGAGTCGCTCTTACAATCTTAACTTCGCAGAAAGTCTTTGAGTGGTTGCTTGAGCTGAAATCCTACACCAACCAGAAGGTTACCAACTACAGGAATGTGCCGAAGGAGGGCGAGGGTTTTGGCCTCTGGGATGCGCCAAGAGGAGGTTTGCTGCACTACATTAAAGTTAAAGACCACAAAATAGCCAACTACCAGTGTGTTGTGCCAAGCACGTGGAATCTAAGCCCAAGAGACGATTTCGGGCAGCCCGGGCCAGTTGAAACAGCATTAGAGGGTACTTGGCTGCCAAATCTGAGTGTACCTGAAATCTGCAACGCCATCTACCCCGAAAAGGACGTTGACCTCTCCGCCTTGGGTTTGGGAGCGATGAGCTGGGGAGATGCCTTAGCTGCAGCCCTAACACCCCTCGGCCTTGCAGAGCTGAACATTGAAAGGCTGAACGGCCAGATTTACAACACCTCTCTCACCCTGATGGTCGTCAGAAGCTTCGACCCGTGCATTGCCTGCGCTGTCCACGTGGTGAGGTAG
- a CDS encoding hydrogenase small subunit, whose protein sequence is MMSLTRRNFMKLVAAMGASAFLSAYKGDIVRAVEAKKDYWHICWLNGAACTGCTVSFAQASNPDLVQILTEIIVGTSGLPIALPDYMETIHPASGTLAEKLKERWKAGEKGKRILVVEGAVQKPGYCVVAGKDFREHVREAAEVADAIVAVGQCATFGGIPAANPNPTGAMGLSEFLREEGIAKPVINLPLCPVNGEHVVIILSAVIMGAKIDLDEHGRPKALFGTNMHDELCPYRPLYDRGVFIEEPGNGDGCRFKIGCKGPVAFTDCPSRRWNGKTSYCVEAGAPCIACSEPGWPDKFSPFYAELPSIPSFLGLNPTTLGAGIFGATAVGIGVHAVRRKLRGEKDEQDSY, encoded by the coding sequence ATGATGAGCCTTACCCGAAGGAATTTTATGAAGCTTGTTGCGGCCATGGGTGCCTCAGCTTTTCTGAGCGCGTATAAAGGGGACATAGTGAGAGCAGTTGAGGCAAAGAAGGATTACTGGCACATTTGCTGGCTGAACGGGGCAGCGTGCACGGGATGCACGGTATCCTTTGCTCAAGCGTCGAATCCGGATTTGGTGCAGATTCTAACTGAGATTATCGTTGGGACGTCTGGATTGCCGATAGCTCTTCCCGACTACATGGAAACGATACATCCAGCCTCAGGAACACTCGCTGAAAAGCTTAAGGAGAGGTGGAAAGCTGGAGAGAAGGGCAAGAGGATTCTTGTTGTTGAAGGGGCTGTCCAGAAACCCGGTTACTGTGTGGTAGCAGGAAAGGACTTCAGGGAGCACGTTAGGGAGGCCGCAGAGGTTGCTGATGCCATAGTTGCTGTCGGCCAGTGTGCAACCTTTGGAGGCATACCTGCGGCAAATCCAAATCCTACCGGGGCGATGGGACTTTCAGAGTTCCTGAGAGAGGAAGGTATTGCAAAGCCCGTTATCAATCTTCCTCTCTGTCCCGTTAATGGGGAGCATGTCGTCATCATTCTTTCAGCTGTAATAATGGGGGCTAAGATTGACCTTGACGAGCATGGCAGGCCAAAGGCCCTTTTTGGCACAAACATGCATGACGAGCTCTGCCCCTACAGACCTCTGTATGACAGAGGAGTCTTCATTGAGGAGCCCGGAAACGGAGATGGATGCAGATTCAAGATTGGATGCAAGGGGCCTGTTGCCTTTACAGACTGCCCCTCGAGAAGGTGGAACGGCAAGACCAGCTACTGCGTCGAAGCAGGGGCCCCATGCATTGCATGCTCAGAGCCGGGATGGCCGGACAAGTTCTCACCCTTCTACGCTGAGCTCCCGTCAATCCCCAGCTTCCTCGGGTTGAATCCAACAACGCTTGGGGCTGGCATCTTTGGTGCAACCGCAGTGGGAATTGGCGTTCATGCGGTGAGAAGAAAACTGAGAGGTGAGAAGGATGAGCAGGATAGTTATTGA
- a CDS encoding IS481-like element ISA0963-3 family transposase, protein MRKLTNKKIRWIIRQLDKGAPVKEIAAVMRVTPRRIYQLKKQYEETGQIPELKQAGRKPKPIDEKTEQIILQAYKKYRLSPVPLERLIERDYGIHISHNTIYKVLLKHGLVEENMSKKKRRKWVRYERTHSMSLWQGDWKRLGEKWIIAFMDDASRFITCYGVFDSATTENTIRVLKVGFREYGIPDEILTDHGTQFVAAKSREKAKHRFREFLAENGVRHVLARINHPQTNGKIERFFGLMEQKIHLFDSLDEFIYWYNYVKPHMSLNFDELETPYQAFLRKLPAERVFEYGRWLFEE, encoded by the coding sequence GTGAGAAAACTAACGAACAAAAAGATCAGGTGGATAATCAGACAGCTTGACAAGGGAGCTCCAGTAAAGGAAATAGCCGCTGTGATGAGAGTTACACCAAGAAGAATCTACCAGCTTAAAAAACAATATGAGGAAACTGGCCAGATTCCAGAACTCAAACAAGCAGGAAGAAAGCCCAAACCAATTGACGAAAAGACAGAGCAAATAATCCTGCAGGCCTACAAAAAATACAGACTCAGCCCAGTACCATTGGAAAGGCTGATAGAAAGGGATTACGGCATCCACATCTCCCATAATACAATCTACAAAGTTTTACTCAAACACGGTTTGGTGGAGGAGAACATGAGCAAGAAGAAACGAAGGAAATGGGTTAGATACGAAAGAACCCACTCAATGTCTTTATGGCAGGGAGACTGGAAGAGGCTTGGAGAGAAATGGATTATAGCCTTCATGGATGATGCTTCCCGCTTTATTACTTGTTACGGAGTCTTCGATTCAGCTACGACTGAGAACACGATTAGAGTCCTGAAAGTGGGATTCAGGGAGTATGGCATTCCGGATGAGATCCTCACAGATCACGGAACTCAGTTTGTTGCAGCTAAAAGCAGAGAGAAGGCCAAGCATAGATTCAGGGAGTTTTTGGCCGAGAATGGAGTAAGGCATGTTCTTGCCAGAATAAACCATCCACAAACGAATGGAAAGATAGAGAGGTTCTTTGGTTTGATGGAGCAGAAGATCCATCTGTTTGATTCTTTGGATGAGTTCATTTATTGGTACAATTACGTTAAGCCTCACATGAGCCTGAATTTCGACGAATTGGAGACTCCCTATCAGGCCTTTTTGAGGAAGCTACCTGCTGAAAGGGTGTTTGAGTACGGGAGGTGGTTGTTTGAGGAGTGA
- a CDS encoding response regulator produces MKQKPRVLIVEDDAAILEAVQLMISDRYNLLTATNGEEAVRLYKMFKPDIVLMDIAMPVMDGVEAAKEIKKFDPDAKIIGITAYARRRGQELLDAGALEILEKPFTRKKLLETIEKYLPSEE; encoded by the coding sequence ATGAAGCAAAAGCCGAGAGTGCTGATTGTGGAGGACGATGCGGCCATTCTCGAGGCAGTTCAGCTGATGATCTCGGACAGATACAATCTGCTCACTGCCACAAACGGCGAGGAAGCTGTAAGGCTTTACAAGATGTTCAAGCCCGACATTGTCCTTATGGATATTGCCATGCCTGTAATGGATGGAGTTGAGGCAGCGAAGGAAATTAAAAAATTCGACCCAGATGCAAAGATTATCGGCATTACAGCCTATGCCAGACGGAGGGGGCAGGAGCTGCTCGATGCTGGCGCTTTAGAAATTCTTGAAAAGCCCTTCACAAGGAAGAAGCTTCTGGAAACAATTGAAAAGTACCTTCCGTCTGAGGAGTAG
- a CDS encoding type II toxin-antitoxin system VapC family toxin, with amino-acid sequence MSKAVIDTGVFVDYIDRKSPLHDVARNVINSIGQLEVLLPYVTIAEICYVTARVLREAGIEEWLEKSVEFVEWLQRHPAVEVVCSTELDVEAAKVKLRYGLALADCYVLALSKLKNCKAVFRKREKEMPDKVEKDFDVIFLEDYVGGDR; translated from the coding sequence GTGTCGAAGGCGGTGATTGACACCGGCGTATTTGTTGACTACATTGACAGGAAGTCTCCGCTCCACGATGTAGCAAGAAATGTAATCAACTCTATTGGGCAGCTTGAGGTTCTTCTACCCTACGTCACCATAGCAGAGATCTGCTACGTCACTGCGAGAGTGCTGAGGGAAGCAGGTATCGAAGAGTGGCTTGAAAAGTCCGTGGAGTTCGTTGAGTGGCTACAAAGGCACCCCGCAGTGGAAGTTGTCTGCTCAACCGAGCTCGACGTTGAGGCAGCTAAAGTTAAACTTCGATACGGCCTCGCCCTTGCGGACTGCTACGTCCTCGCCCTGTCCAAGCTGAAAAACTGCAAAGCAGTTTTCAGAAAGAGAGAGAAGGAGATGCCCGACAAAGTGGAGAAGGATTTTGACGTTATATTTCTCGAAGACTACGTCGGAGGTGATAGGTAG